In the genome of Candidatus Binatus sp., the window ATCGCGATTTACCTGCGATCGTTTCACGCCGGCGCCAAGGAGTATCCCGCCGAAATGGTGCGCGTGGGCCTCGACGGCGGGCGTATCGCAGTCGTTGCCGACTCGTTCGGCGTGGCCAAGTCCGACGCGATGCTCGAGCCTGAAGTGATCGGCCGGCTGCTGCCCGGCGCGCCCGCCGAACGGGTCGAGGTCCAACTCGATCAGCTGAAGCCGTACCTGGTCAAGGGACTGCTCGCCAACGAAGACCGCTTTTTCTACTACCATCCGGGAATCGATCCGATCCGTATCGTCGAGGCCACCGTTGCCGACCTGCGCGCCCGTCGCCTGGTCCAGGGCGCCAGCACGCTCACGCAGCAACTGGCGCGGACCTTCATGGAACGGCACGAGCGCAGCTTCAGCCGCAAGTTGCGCGAGCTTGCCGTCGCCGCGGTGCTCGAAATCCGCCTCAGCAAGCATGAGATCCTCGAGCGCTATATCAACGACGTGCCGATGGGCGAGTACGAGGGCACGCCGATCGACGGATTACCGCAGGCGGCGCGATATTTCTTCGCCAAGGACCTGGCCGAGGTGACGCCCGCCCAGGCCGCGACGCTGATCGGAATGATCCAGGCGCCGACGCTGTACGATCCGCGCCGTCATCCCGACGCATGCCGCAAGCGGCGCGACGCGGTGCTCGCAGTGATGAAGCGGGCCGGCGCGATCGACGACGCCGCGTACGCAGCCGCGGTCGCCGCGCCGATTCAAATCACCAAGCCGCCGGGACTGCGGCGCGCGCCGTACTTTACCGACTATGTGACCGCGTTCGTAGCCAGGATTCCCGGCTTCAACGGCCATCTCGAGGGACTCAAGGTTTACACGACGCTCGACACCGAACTGCAGAGCGACGCCGTCGATGCGGTCGCGGAAAATATCGCTCAGCTCGAAAAGAACCATCGCCGGCTCCGCCGCACGAAGATCGACGGCAAGCTGCAGACCGCGATGGTCGCGCTGGACGCCGACAGCGGCGCGATTCGCGCGATGGTTGGCGGGCGCGACTACTCTGAGAGCCAGTTTAATCGCGCCGCCAACGCCGAGCGTCAGCCCGGGTCGGCATTCAAGCCGATTGTCTATCTGGCCGCGCTCGATCCCGACCGCGCCCCGTTCTCGCCGCCGCTCACGCTGGCGTCCACGATCCCCGACGAGCCGATGACGTTCAACGGATGGACGCCGGCGAACTACGAGCGCACCTATCAGCCGCAAGTGACTGTGGCGCAGGCGTTGTTCGAATCGCTCAACGTGCCGACTGCGTACGTCGGCAGCCGGCTCGGCGCCGCGACCATAGTCCGCACGGCGCACGAAGTGGGCATCCACGAGGATCTTCCCGCGGTGCTGCCGATTTCGATCGGCGCTGACGAGACCACGCTGCTCGAACTCACCTCCGCGTACCAGGTTTTTGCGAGCGAGGGTCTGCAGTCGCCGCCGTACGCGGTCGAGGCGGTGGTCGATGCGAAGGGCCATCTGATCTATCAGCACGCGGACGAGCAGAATCGCGTGATTCGTCCCGCCGTGGCATATTTGATCACGGGCGCTCTCAAAGCCGTCCTGCGCTACGGAACCGGCGCGAGCGCGGGCCGGATGGGGCTGGATTTTCCGGCGGCGGGCAAGACCGGCACGACCCAGGATTACAAGGACGCGTACTTCATCGGTTATACGCCGGCGATAGTTTGCGGCGTTTGGGTCGGCTTCGACGAACCCGAGAGCCTGGGATTGACGGGAGCGCAGGCGGCGCTGCCGGCGTGGGTTCAGTTCATGCAGGATGCGGCGCCGGCGGATCCGGAAGATTTTCCCGAGCCGTCCGGAATTACGATGGCCACGATCGATCCCGAATCCGGCGGTCTTGCGACCTCGGCGTGCCCCCGCCAAGTCTCGCTGCCGTTTCTGATCGGCACCGAGCCGACGCAGATGTGCCGTCTCCACGGCGGAATGTTTGCGAGCGCGCCTGCGCCAGTGTCGGCGACGACGCCACCGGCGCCGGGATTCGCACCACCCGCGCCGGTCGCGGCGGCGAGTCCATCTTCATCGAACGTCTTTGGCGCGGTCGGAAAGTTCTTCAGCGGGATTTTCCGTCACTAGTTCGCGCGACCGTCTGATCGGGTCGTTCTGAGCCCGTCAGGAGAGCTTTGCATAACCGGATGTTGGTGCTGAAGCGATACGCGCTGGCGCGCGAGATCCTTCGCTGCGCTCAGGATGACACAAAAAACCAAGAGGCCCTCGTGTCATTCTGAGCGAAGGCTGCTGTAGCGAAGAATCCGGGAGTGTGTACTTGACGCAATGTCGGTCCTGGGCTTCATTTAATGACCGCGCTCAGGCAGCACGAACAGCCCGTATGTGCGGGCGGCGTGAGCACACCACTCGGGAAGGGCTGATCTATAGGAATTTCTCCCGCAGCGGCGTTCTGATCGCAGGCATCGGGGGCCTTGCGTTCACTTCCCGGTGACCAGCACTTCGCGCGCACGACCTGACTCTGCCGCCATCCAATCAACGTGCCGTTTTCCTGCGCTGATGCGATTTCAGTCGTGGCCGCAGTGTCGGCCAACATGCGAGCGATACCCCAAGCGGTTTCTATTTTCGCACCAAGCTGACGGACGGACCAACCTTCCTGGATTGCCTGAACCACCAGCGCGCGTAACTGGTTGAGCGCGGAGTCTGCAAGCCCCGGCAGCAGCCATTTGCGCGTCAATTCGCCCCCGTGATCGCGCGCGAAACTCACAGCCGATTCATTGACCAAATCGAAGCGGACTTTCATTTCTCGCTCTTTCGCTTCCGGTTGGGCTGCGGCCAGCCACTCGCGGGCTTCTGCTTCTGAAAGGACTTCTTTACAGCGTTCTTCCAACTGCCTTCGATCTTGAGCGTTTCAGGTTTCGGACCGGGGGTACCCTTTTGTTTCTTTTTTTTCTTCATGGGATTGGACTCTCAAATTGGTTCGCACACAAACTGATCTCAGAAACATTTGGGGCCAGAGCGCTCGACACGCCCTGACCCCGACCACCAACGGAGGTAAGGTCCGATGGCAGCCAAAGTTACCGCGTGGCGCTGGCAAAGCGTTCTCGCTCGACCACCACCAGCCAACATTGAATCGAAGTAAGACGAAGCCGTGATCGGCGCTCGTGGCCGATCACGGCCCGTCACAAGCAGTGCGGGAGTGGCGGAACAGGAAGACGCGAACGCCTTGGGCGCGTTGGGTACCACACACCTTGCGGGTTCGAATCCCGTCTCCCGCACCAATCGCAAATAGATCAAATCGCCTCTCATGACGCAACGCGCCCAATTTGCTGTGCATAGGTTAGACGTTTTCCACTGGCGTTGCGGATCGCCAGCGCTGTGCGCTCGCCATCCTCGATCTTGCGCGCGTTGTAGCGAAAATCGAACTCCGCGAGATACCTGTGCAGATGCTTGCGGCTGACCGAATGAAACGTGCCGTACATGCCACGCTTCAAAAGTGAAAAGACGCCTTCAACCGTGTTGCTATGAATCCCGCCCGGACGTGCATATTCGCCAAGATGATGATCGGTCGTCCCGTGGCGGCGAAATGGTTTGCCGAGATTCCGGTAGGACGGGTGGCTATCAGTCATCAAGTACGACGCTGTATCGACATTCTCAAGCAGTACGCGCGCAAGAGTCGCGCTGGTTACGCGATCAACTACGAACGAGCGGGTGTCTCCGCCGCGTTCAACTACGGACACAACCGGAGTCTTCCGTTTTTCAAGCCAGCCCGGTTGCGGGCCTTTGGTGATTCCCTTTACGCGCGGTTTTCCGCCGACGTAAGTTTCGTCCGCTTCCACGATGCCAGAGAGTTTCGGTTTCACGGTACGATTATCAGCCATTGCGAAACGGACGCGATGCATCATGAACAGCGCCGATTTGTAGCTCAGCCCCGTCATGCGCTGAATCTGTTTCGCGGAGACTCCCTTCTTGCTCGCGGACGCAGCCCAGAATGCGTATGCCCAATGGCGCATCGGGATCGGCGAGTCTTCATAGACACTGTTCACGCGCACGGTGAACTGCCTATTGCAGCCTTTGCAACGCCACAGGAATCGCTTGTTGCGCTCGCCCGTTTTACGGTCCTTCATCTGATAGACATTGACATCGCCGCAATGCGGGCAGCACGGGCCGGTCACTCCCCAGCGTTCGGACTCGAAAAACTCCACCGCTGCCTGCTCGTCCTGACACGCGCGTGGAAGCCGCGCCACGATTCCCGACTTTGCCGAAGCAACTTTGCCTTGTCCTTTTGCCATGATCTAAATCTAGCACAATATGATATTTGAGTCAAGTATCATAATCGCCTAAATTTCACATCGTCCATGAATGTTTCGCCGTAAAAATCTTTGTAAGATCGACGTTTACTTTCCAATAGACCGATAAAGTTGCGAGCCGCGAGCAGTTTTAATGCGGCTGGATAATCCACAAGTCCCGCGCCGGGAATTTCCGAAAATGCCCCTGCACCTCGCGCAAAAATATCGGAAAGCCACATCTCCAATTGCCCCATCTGCTGGATCAGGCTCATCAGCGCGACGGATTGCTGATATGGAGAGGCCCGTAAGTTTCTCTTTGGCGATAAAGCATCCTCAAGCGCGGCCCTCAATTCAGCTATCTGTGTGTCCCGCTCCTGCAACATCGCCGGGAAAGCAGCCGCGCCGTTCCACGCAAAGACGACGACAAAAGCTATGCCATAACATTCGGCCACTGCTATTCCCGCGTGAAGAATTGACCCACAGGTAATTTCGCTCACGTGAAACTGAAGCCGCAGAATTGCCGGAGCGGCAATCGCGGGCACCAAGCGCATCCACAGATTCGTCCCGCTCATAAAGCTGCGACTATCGCGCCAAGCGCGATCCAACATCTCACGGCAGTAGGGCATCGCCGCATCATAGGCGATTTATCGCGGGATTGCGTCAAGTACATACTCCCGGAAGAATCTTGACGGGCGCCCTGGCGTCCGGCGTTAGTTACGCAAAGCTCTCCGATACAGAGAGGTGCGTGGGCGCGCGGCAAGGATCCGGTTCCTTCGCTAACGCTCAAGATGACAAAAGGAGGGGTGACTCTTGATCTGAAACTTCTTCGGCCGAGATTCGTCTAATCAGCGCGCATTTATGCCCATCCGATGCCCGTGAATGCGGCGACTTTAGTTGGTGAATGCGGGAGTTCTCAGAGCCGAGTGCGTTTGCAAAAGCATCTGCATACCAGCCCCCGATGGGCGCGAAGTGCGCTCGCAGCGCTGAGTCTTGTTGGACTGGTCGGCCTGGTCGCGGCCAGCGGATGCATCAACGGCGAAACAATAGAATCGCCGTCCCACGACGGAGCCGTGGCGGATGATTCCGGCGCGGGCGGCGCGGCCTCGCGCGGCCCGCGGGCCGCAATTCACAACCTCAAGGCGGCGATTCCCGCGGCGGGCGACGTGCTGATCGCGGGCGGCGCGGACGGGTCGAATCGAAGTCTCGCGACGGCGGAGTTCTTCGATCCGTCGGCAGGACGGTTCGTCGCGACCGGCAGCGCGGCGTCGAGCCGCGCGGGCGCATCGGCGGCGGCGCTATCGGCGACCCAGGTGATGCTCGACGGCGGCTTCAGCGGGAGCGCCGCGATTAAGAATTTTTCGCTCACGCTCGAGGGCAACGTGCTGAGCGGCGCGGAGATTTTCGACGAGGCGACCGGCGCGTTCTCGCGGGCCGGCAAAATGGCGACGCCGCGGATGGGCTTTACCGCGACGACCTTGACCAATGGCAAAATCCTGGTGGTCGGGGGCCAGGACAATTCAGGCAACGTGCTCGATGGCGCGGAGCTGTACGATCCCGCCGCGCGCAAGTTCATCGCGGTCAACAACACGATGAGCGATCGGCGGATGTTTCACACTGCGACGCTGTTGCGCACCGGCAAAGTGCTGGTGGCGGGCGGAGCGACCAATCTTTCCGGCGACACGACCAGCTCCGCCGACATTTACGATCCCGCGTCTAACTCGTTTACCCCGGCGACCTTCCCGATGGACCATCAGCGCGCGGCGCATACCGCGACGCTGTTTACCAGCGGCCCGCTGGCCGGCAGGGTCCTGATAACGGGCGGAGTCGGCGGCTCGAGCTTTTTTTTCAAGGACAGCAGCGCGGAGATTTACGATCCCGCCTCGCAGCAATTCATTCTGCTCTCGAGCTTCATGAACGAGCCGCGCTCGCTCCATACTGCCACGCTGCTCGACGATGGGAGCGTGCTGCTCGCGGGCGGATTCAGCGGCTCGGTCGCGATTTCGGGCGGCGTGCTGTCGGGAGCGTCGGGATTGATCAGCAATTCGGCTGAGACGTTCGACCCGAACACCGGAGATTTCACTTGCGTCGGCGGATTTAACCCCGAAACGACCCGCTGCAATCAATCGATGAGCGTTGCGCGCGCGGCGCATACCGCAACCTTGCTCGCGACCGGGCCGACTCCGCATCGGGTGCTGATCGCCGGTGGAATAGGGGCCGCCGATCCGGCTGCTCACGGCGCGGCGCTCAGCAGCGCGGAATTGTTCAACCCCGCGGCGGGCGGCAGCTTCAGCGCGACCGGCGCGATGTCCACGGCGCGGGCGCTCCACACCGCAACATTACTGCGCTGAAGCGAAAGTCAGTCGAGCGGCTCGTCTGCATCCCGCGGCGGTGCCGAGACGCCGTCGGGTTCGCTTTCCCCCGAGTCGGCGGCGACGAACGGCTCTGGCGGATGCTTTTGCGGATTGGACGCGTCGGCGGCCAGCTTGCGCGAGACGATGATAAACGCGGAGTGCGCGATCATCCTGAAGTGCGGCCGCACGCTCATCCCTTTTACCTGCCAATGGCGCAGCAGCGTCTCGAAGCTTTCGATCTCGCCGAAATCGATCCGCCCCTGAATCGCCTCGACCGTGTCTTTGAGCTGCACCGCGGTCGGCACGTAGCAGACCAGCACGGCGCCGGGCCTAAGTGCGGCGGCCGCGACCGCGAGCGCACGCCCCGGCTCGGCGAGATCGAGGAACATCCGATCGGCGCCGGTTTCATCGAAGCCGGCGTAGAGGTCGCGCACCTTGATCGTCCAGTTGGGCGCGTCGCCGAAAAATGCGGCCACGTTCTTGCGCGCGGCGTCGGCGAAATCCTCGCGCAGCTCGTAGGAGATCACCCGCCCCGCCGGCCCCACCGCTCTGAGCAGCGCAATCGTCAGCGCGCCGGCGCCGGTGCCGCCTTCGATAACCGTCGCGCCCGGAAACACGTCGCCCCAAATCAGCAGCGGCCCGGTGTCCTTGGGATAAATCACCTGCGACGCGCGCGGCAGATGCGGGATCAGGTCGGCGTAGGTCGGCCGCAACACCAGGAATGCCTCGCCGGTGGAGAACTTGACCCGCGATCCTTCCTCGACGCCGAACAAATCGTCGGCGCGCAGCTCGCCGCGGATGAGCAGCTTCTTGCCCGCCCGCAGCATCTTGAGGTAGCGGCGCCCCTTGCGATCGATAAAAATTACGGCGTCGTTCTCTTTCAGGCGTGAGTCCAAGGTGATTCACGCTTGCACGCATCGCGCGCGCGGGCAACACGCGCGGCGCCGGGCTATTGACTACACCGCCTCGCGACCTTACCTTTGAGGATGCACCCGGCCAGATGGCAGCGTCCAATGGCCGGGTCGTTTTGCGTAAACGTTGATCTGATTTGCAAGTCCAAATCGGGGCCGTTAATCCAACTCGAGAGCATTTCACCTCATGGCAGAGAAGAAGGCAAAGACCGCTGAGAAAAACGCCGGCCTCCAGCAAAAACACGTCTGTCCCGGGTGCGGCGCCGAGAGCAAGGTGACCAAGTTCGCCGGCTTCGGCCGCAAGGGCTTCTACCTGGTCTGTGAGAAGAACTGCGGCTTCGTCGGACGCACGCGCTAGCCGGGCAGGGGGGATTCGCGATGGGCAGAGCGCGCAAGAGCAAGACTTCCAAGCGCGACAAGTACGCCTCTTTCGGCGACATGGCCGACGAGGCAGACGAAGATGCCGACCTTCCCAAGGACGAAGCCGGCCGGCGAAAAATCAAGCGCCAGTACGCCGAGCTGCTCGGCATCCGGATCGAGAAGCTGCGCGGAAGAATTCTCAATCGCGAACGAATCAACAAGACGATCGAGGGCATCTACTTCATCTGCGCCTCGTGCCTGAAAGTCTGCCACTCGCTCGACGACGGTCTCAGCGAGGATCCCGCCAATCAGAACAATCTGTGCGGCAAATGTGCGAAGGCCCAGGCTGCCGCCAACAGCGCCGCAGCCGCCGCGGCGGTCAAGGAAAGCGGCGGATCGTCGCGCCGGCCAACCCGATCGACGCGCAAGCGCGCGGCCGCGAGCTGAGCGTACTTGTGCGCGCGACAACGAAAAGCTAAACAGGGCCGATGTCATTACAGCTTATCCGTCCCGACATCAATCTCGATTTCGTCGGCAAGCGCTATTTCTTCATCGCGCTTTCGACCGCGATTAACCTCGCGGCGATCGTGCTGCTCTTCACCCGCGGGCTCAACTACGGCGTCGATTTCGCCGGCGGCAGCGTCGCCCAAATCGAATTCAGCGCCCGCACCAACGGCGACATGATCCGCACGGCGCTCGCGCCACTGGATCTTGGCGAAGTCACCATCCAGGACTTCGGCAAGGCCGGCCAGTCTTTTCTCGCGCGCTTCCAGGCGATCAAGAACATCGGCAGCATCGGGCCCAGGCTCGAGGCCGCGCTCGACAAAGCCTACGGCCCGGGCGTCGCGAAGGTGGTGCGAGTGGAAAGCGTCGGCGCCAAAGTCGGCAGCGATTTGCGGCGCAAGGGCTTCTTCGCGGTTATCATCGCGACCATGTTCATGGGCGTGTACATCGCGATCCAGTTCCGCCACGTGAGTTGGAGTTTCGGCGCCGGCGCTGTGATTGCGCTGGTCCACGACGTGCTGGTGGTGATGTGCGCGCTGGTGATCTCCCAGTACCAGTTCGATTTGACCACGCTCGCCGCGGTGCTGACCGTTATCGGTTACTCGGTCCACGACACCATCATCGTCTCGGATCGCATCCGCGAGGATTCCGCCAAGCGCCGGCGCGAGCCGATCGCATCGATCATGAATCGCGCGATCAACGAGACGCTCTCGCGCACCATCCTGACTTCCGGCACTGCCATCGTCGTGCTGCTCTCGCTGCTGGCGTTCGGCGGGCCGATCCTGCGCCCGTCGGCGTTCACGCTGCTGATTGGCTTCATCACGGGCACTTATTCCTCGATCTATATCGCGGGCCCGGTGGTGCTGTTCTGGGAGGGCGGTTCCGGCCGCACTCGGACGGCCTCCTCTCGCGCGGCCTGATCTTTCTCTTGTGTCATTCTGAGCGAAGGTTGCCGTAGCGAAGAATCTCGACGGGCGCTTGCGCGGCCGGCGCCAATTTGGACTGCGTTCACCTTGCCAACAACGTTGAAAACCGCCCGCGGCATCTACGCGATTGCCAGCGCGGCGCCGATCGCGCGCGCCGCCGGCTCGGTCGTGGTGACGCTCGGCCTCGAGCGCGGGGACGGAATCGAGAAGTTCGCGCTCAGATGCCGCATCGCGACCGGGGTGATCGGCAATGCCGATTCGGACTCTCCCGAAAAATTGATCGAGCGGATTGCGCCGTGGCTCGAGCGCGAATTCGAGCAGACGCGCGAGGCCGCGTTGAAGTCGATCCGCACCGAGCGCCAGTTGCTCGAGATTTCGTTCGACCAAACGAATCGCGGGCCCTTCTGACTCACGGAGGAACTCTGCGATGGCTGTTCAGATTCGCCGCGCCACCCAGTCCGATATCCCGGAGCTTTCGCGGCTGGTCGCCGCGCTGGCGGCTTGGGAGGAAGCACTCGATCCGCGCGCGCGTTTCGATTGGGACGGAATTCGCGATGCGCCCAACTGGCTGAAACTGGTGCTCAATCGCGAGCATCACGCGGTTTGGGTCGCAAGCTCCGACGCGCGCCTCGTCGGTCATCTGTGGATTCGGCTCAAGCGCAACAGCGATGGCGCCATTCCTCAATCGATCGGCTATATCAGCCAGGCTTTTATGGAGGATAAATTTCGGGGGAAAGGCCTAATGAAGCCGATGCTGGAAGCAGCCTGCGAATGGTTCCGCGATGCGGGCATCACGGTCGTGACGCTGAGCGTGTTGCATCGCAACTGGAT includes:
- a CDS encoding IS1595 family transposase, which produces MAKGQGKVASAKSGIVARLPRACQDEQAAVEFFESERWGVTGPCCPHCGDVNVYQMKDRKTGERNKRFLWRCKGCNRQFTVRVNSVYEDSPIPMRHWAYAFWAASASKKGVSAKQIQRMTGLSYKSALFMMHRVRFAMADNRTVKPKLSGIVEADETYVGGKPRVKGITKGPQPGWLEKRKTPVVSVVERGGDTRSFVVDRVTSATLARVLLENVDTASYLMTDSHPSYRNLGKPFRRHGTTDHHLGEYARPGGIHSNTVEGVFSLLKRGMYGTFHSVSRKHLHRYLAEFDFRYNARKIEDGERTALAIRNASGKRLTYAQQIGRVAS
- a CDS encoding tRNA (adenine-N1)-methyltransferase translates to MDSRLKENDAVIFIDRKGRRYLKMLRAGKKLLIRGELRADDLFGVEEGSRVKFSTGEAFLVLRPTYADLIPHLPRASQVIYPKDTGPLLIWGDVFPGATVIEGGTGAGALTIALLRAVGPAGRVISYELREDFADAARKNVAAFFGDAPNWTIKVRDLYAGFDETGADRMFLDLAEPGRALAVAAAALRPGAVLVCYVPTAVQLKDTVEAIQGRIDFGEIESFETLLRHWQVKGMSVRPHFRMIAHSAFIIVSRKLAADASNPQKHPPEPFVAADSGESEPDGVSAPPRDADEPLD
- a CDS encoding PBP1A family penicillin-binding protein, which encodes MRNLAAGGFILIFFALGFYLAQLYGEISALIENRRAALSSAIFSAPFPIRPGDELDRVGLLDRLAQLSYTQVVAANAPGEYTRAPQAIAIYLRSFHAGAKEYPAEMVRVGLDGGRIAVVADSFGVAKSDAMLEPEVIGRLLPGAPAERVEVQLDQLKPYLVKGLLANEDRFFYYHPGIDPIRIVEATVADLRARRLVQGASTLTQQLARTFMERHERSFSRKLRELAVAAVLEIRLSKHEILERYINDVPMGEYEGTPIDGLPQAARYFFAKDLAEVTPAQAATLIGMIQAPTLYDPRRHPDACRKRRDAVLAVMKRAGAIDDAAYAAAVAAPIQITKPPGLRRAPYFTDYVTAFVARIPGFNGHLEGLKVYTTLDTELQSDAVDAVAENIAQLEKNHRRLRRTKIDGKLQTAMVALDADSGAIRAMVGGRDYSESQFNRAANAERQPGSAFKPIVYLAALDPDRAPFSPPLTLASTIPDEPMTFNGWTPANYERTYQPQVTVAQALFESLNVPTAYVGSRLGAATIVRTAHEVGIHEDLPAVLPISIGADETTLLELTSAYQVFASEGLQSPPYAVEAVVDAKGHLIYQHADEQNRVIRPAVAYLITGALKAVLRYGTGASAGRMGLDFPAAGKTGTTQDYKDAYFIGYTPAIVCGVWVGFDEPESLGLTGAQAALPAWVQFMQDAAPADPEDFPEPSGITMATIDPESGGLATSACPRQVSLPFLIGTEPTQMCRLHGGMFASAPAPVSATTPPAPGFAPPAPVAAASPSSSNVFGAVGKFFSGIFRH
- a CDS encoding GNAT family N-acetyltransferase is translated as MAVQIRRATQSDIPELSRLVAALAAWEEALDPRARFDWDGIRDAPNWLKLVLNREHHAVWVASSDARLVGHLWIRLKRNSDGAIPQSIGYISQAFMEDKFRGKGLMKPMLEAACEWFRDAGITVVTLSVLHRNWIGATAWHRLGFSDWREERRMDLKPRPK
- a CDS encoding Kelch repeat-containing protein, giving the protein MRLQKHLHTSPRWARSALAALSLVGLVGLVAASGCINGETIESPSHDGAVADDSGAGGAASRGPRAAIHNLKAAIPAAGDVLIAGGADGSNRSLATAEFFDPSAGRFVATGSAASSRAGASAAALSATQVMLDGGFSGSAAIKNFSLTLEGNVLSGAEIFDEATGAFSRAGKMATPRMGFTATTLTNGKILVVGGQDNSGNVLDGAELYDPAARKFIAVNNTMSDRRMFHTATLLRTGKVLVAGGATNLSGDTTSSADIYDPASNSFTPATFPMDHQRAAHTATLFTSGPLAGRVLITGGVGGSSFFFKDSSAEIYDPASQQFILLSSFMNEPRSLHTATLLDDGSVLLAGGFSGSVAISGGVLSGASGLISNSAETFDPNTGDFTCVGGFNPETTRCNQSMSVARAAHTATLLATGPTPHRVLIAGGIGAADPAAHGAALSSAELFNPAAGGSFSATGAMSTARALHTATLLR
- the secF gene encoding protein translocase subunit SecF, which translates into the protein MSLQLIRPDINLDFVGKRYFFIALSTAINLAAIVLLFTRGLNYGVDFAGGSVAQIEFSARTNGDMIRTALAPLDLGEVTIQDFGKAGQSFLARFQAIKNIGSIGPRLEAALDKAYGPGVAKVVRVESVGAKVGSDLRRKGFFAVIIATMFMGVYIAIQFRHVSWSFGAGAVIALVHDVLVVMCALVISQYQFDLTTLAAVLTVIGYSVHDTIIVSDRIREDSAKRRREPIASIMNRAINETLSRTILTSGTAIVVLLSLLAFGGPILRPSAFTLLIGFITGTYSSIYIAGPVVLFWEGGSGRTRTASSRAA